One region of Triticum aestivum cultivar Chinese Spring chromosome 6B, IWGSC CS RefSeq v2.1, whole genome shotgun sequence genomic DNA includes:
- the LOC123135995 gene encoding 18.9 kDa heat shock protein yields the protein MSMISSMLGRRQPPAQPQPQQHAAGHKANGHGHGGGGDEVVEPVSIDILEPFMEAISLTAFGGGGCRPALGLPFSTASMDWKETPTAHVFMADVPGLRREEVKVEVEQERVLRISGQRARAAEDKGDRWHRVERSAEKFVRTVRLPPNADVDGGGVHAALDNGVLTITIPKDDGKKAYGRIIPITN from the coding sequence ATGTCGATGATCTCCAGCATGCTGGGCCGGAGGCAGCCGCcggcgcagccgcagccgcagcagcacGCGGCGGGCCACAAGGCcaacggccacggccacggcggcggcggggacgaggtCGTGGAGCCGGTGAGCATCGACATCCTGGAGCCGTTCATGGAGGCCATCTCGCTGACTGCGTTCGGCGGTGGCGGCTGCCGGCCGGCGCTGGGCCTGCCGTTCTCGACGGCGAGCATGGACTGGAAGGAGACGCCGACGGCGCACGTGTTCATGGCGGACGTGCCGGGCCTGCGGCGGGAGGAGGTGAAGGTGGAGGTGGAGCAGGAGCGGGTGCTCCGGATCAGCGGGCAGCGCGCCCGCGCCGCCGAGGACAAGGGCGACCGGTGGCACCGCGTGGAGCGGAGTGCCGAGAAGTTCGTGCGCACCGTGCGGCTGCCGCCCAATGCCGacgtcgacggcggcggcgtccaCGCCGCGCTCGACAACGGCGTGCTCACCATCACCATCCCCAAGGACGACGGCAAGAAGGCCTACGGCAGGATCATCCCCATCACCAACTAA